The Nitrospinota bacterium DNA window CGGGCGCGTATTGCGCGGGAGCGGGGCCGCGCGGTATCATGAAAAGATTGTGAGAATAGGAACAGGCTTCGATGCGCACCGTTTTGTTGAAGGAAGGCCGCTGATCATCGGCGGCATAACCATCCCCCATCCGCTGGGACTGGACGGCCATAGCGACGCCGACGTGTTGCTGCACGCCATCTGCGACGCGCTGCTGGGGGCCGCCGCGCTGGGGGACATCGGAAAGTACTTCCCTCCCACCGACATGCGATACAAGGGGATATCCTCGTTGCTGCTTTTTGAGAAGGTGGTGGCGTTGCTGGCCGAAAAAGGATACCGTGTGAATAACATCGATTCCGTCATCATCGCCGAAGAGCCGAAGATGGCCCCCCACATCGACGCCATGCGCCGCGCCATCGCGCTGGCCGCGGGCATCGCGCCGGACCGGGTGGGGGTCAAGGCCACCACCACCGAACGGATGGGCTTTACCGGGCGTAAAGAGGGGATCGCCGCGCACGC harbors:
- a CDS encoding 2-C-methyl-D-erythritol 2,4-cyclodiphosphate synthase, which translates into the protein MVRIGTGFDAHRFVEGRPLIIGGITIPHPLGLDGHSDADVLLHAICDALLGAAALGDIGKYFPPTDMRYKGISSLLLFEKVVALLAEKGYRVNNIDSVIIAEEPKMAPHIDAMRRAIALAAGIAPDRVGVKATTTERMGFTGRKEGIAAHAVCTIAPMER